A genomic segment from uncultured Desulfuromonas sp. encodes:
- a CDS encoding BCCT family transporter, with protein sequence MSHYVNEQEAHEKQQLAEKLKKAEQEARRKAVAERERFTGLQIRPTASIYDDAERKEPGEDNWVGFGFDLHPQVTFMSTAVLVAFILLTIMFREQAAQLFSATMAYITTTFGWFLVLAANIFILAALFFAFGPFGHIRIGGNKAKPEFTTGAWFAMLLSAGMGIGLMFWSVGEPMYHFGSPSPMFSGVEGGTPEAAQAAMGITYFHWGLHPWAIYTIVGLGLAFFAYNRGLPLTIRSIFYPILGNRIHGFWGNLIDTLSVLATLMGLATSLGLGVKQVNAGLNFLFGINVSVTTQVILIAVITSLATLSVVSGLDGGVKRLSEWNMGLAALLMLFVLIAGPTVFILSGFTQNLGFYLRELPELSLWTETFRQSNWQGSWTVFYWAWWISWSPFVGMFIARISKGRTVREFVLGVMLIPTLLSFVWMSVFGGAAIELQSAGIADLMGAVKDDVATAMFVMFQHFPMTPVLSFVGIVLVTIFFITSSDSGSLVVDHLTSGGKLDSPIPQRVFWAVMEGVVAAVLLIGGGLVTLQTAAVSTGLPFAVILLLIIYALYIGFSQELFVENAVKKRLKRVEEDHRMNVAIELANTDDD encoded by the coding sequence ATGAGCCATTATGTCAATGAGCAAGAGGCGCACGAAAAACAGCAACTCGCTGAAAAACTGAAAAAAGCCGAACAGGAGGCGCGCCGTAAGGCCGTCGCTGAAAGAGAGCGCTTTACTGGTTTGCAGATTCGACCAACGGCATCCATCTACGATGATGCCGAGCGCAAGGAACCCGGCGAAGATAATTGGGTTGGTTTTGGCTTTGACCTTCATCCACAAGTGACCTTTATGTCTACGGCAGTATTGGTGGCATTCATACTGCTTACCATCATGTTCCGTGAGCAGGCGGCCCAGTTGTTTAGCGCGACCATGGCGTATATCACCACCACCTTTGGCTGGTTTCTGGTGTTGGCTGCAAACATTTTTATTCTTGCTGCGTTGTTTTTTGCTTTTGGTCCGTTCGGGCATATTAGAATCGGTGGCAACAAAGCCAAGCCGGAATTTACCACCGGTGCCTGGTTCGCCATGCTGCTCAGTGCCGGCATGGGGATAGGACTGATGTTTTGGAGCGTCGGCGAGCCTATGTATCATTTTGGTTCTCCGTCTCCCATGTTTTCAGGTGTTGAAGGCGGGACACCGGAAGCCGCTCAGGCCGCCATGGGCATTACCTATTTCCATTGGGGGCTGCATCCGTGGGCGATTTACACCATCGTCGGACTGGGGCTGGCGTTCTTTGCCTACAACCGTGGGCTGCCTCTGACCATCCGCTCCATCTTTTATCCCATCCTCGGCAACCGTATCCACGGCTTCTGGGGCAATTTGATCGATACGCTCTCTGTTCTCGCCACCCTCATGGGGTTGGCGACCTCTCTGGGCCTTGGTGTCAAACAGGTCAATGCCGGGTTGAACTTTCTGTTCGGTATCAACGTCAGTGTCACCACTCAAGTAATTCTCATTGCTGTCATTACCAGTCTTGCCACCTTGTCTGTGGTATCTGGTCTTGATGGCGGGGTGAAACGACTCAGCGAATGGAATATGGGGCTGGCAGCTTTGTTGATGTTGTTTGTCCTCATCGCCGGACCGACAGTGTTTATCCTCAGCGGATTTACCCAGAACCTGGGTTTTTACTTGCGTGAACTTCCTGAACTCAGTTTGTGGACAGAGACTTTTCGCCAAAGCAATTGGCAGGGGTCGTGGACAGTCTTTTACTGGGCGTGGTGGATCTCGTGGTCCCCATTTGTCGGTATGTTTATCGCCCGGATTTCAAAAGGACGTACCGTACGCGAGTTTGTCCTTGGTGTGATGCTGATCCCAACCTTGCTGTCGTTTGTGTGGATGTCGGTGTTCGGTGGCGCCGCCATTGAACTGCAGAGTGCCGGAATCGCCGATCTTATGGGAGCTGTGAAAGACGATGTGGCAACGGCCATGTTTGTCATGTTTCAGCACTTCCCCATGACCCCTGTGTTGTCCTTTGTCGGTATCGTTCTGGTGACAATATTCTTCATCACCTCATCGGATTCCGGTTCGCTGGTAGTGGACCATCTGACCTCCGGCGGAAAACTTGATTCACCGATACCTCAGCGGGTGTTCTGGGCGGTGATGGAAGGAGTGGTCGCTGCCGTGTTGCTGATCGGTGGTGGGCTGGTGACATTGCAGACCGCCGCAGTAAGTACCGGCCTGCCGTTTGCCGTGATTCTGCTGTTGATTATCTATGCGTTGTATATCGGATTTTCTCAGGAGCTGTTTGTCGAGAATGCCGTGAAAAAACGCCTGAAACGGGTTGAAGAGGACCACCGTATGAATGTCGCCATTGAACTGGCCAACACGGATGACGATTAG
- a CDS encoding sigma-54-dependent Fis family transcriptional regulator: protein MSVKGIVEKEQMTPRERFNMELQTGHLSQVAANSWRRCLQLKVDPARHVRVDIGARELQKRIEAHQDLVAVATPTMENIYNFVNDSGFQVVLSDNHGYLLKVLGERKAPCPSTLSQLYPGANWNESLRGTNAIGTCLVEKKPLKIHAAEHFFEDNHTLTCSAAPIFSPDGELLAVLNLSGDHRYANDLTLGMVVAGANAIENQLQLHRVNTKLYASYKYSDTIIQSMSEGLVIVDPEGEITKINHVGARILGVSARDAIGLHISQMFGDRAPVLDLLRTGIAYENKEVVLDGGQRTFYCSATLLRDDFGHMIGAVSVLRPRSTNKRQRLAAVTQTAHYCFDEMIGNSAVMKKTRSMAEMASRSLSTVLIQGESGTGKELIAQGIHNASARHDQPFVAVNCAAITETLLESELFGYEEGSFTGAKKGGQPGKVEMANGGTLFLDEIGDMPLQMQVKLLRMLQERRICRVGSSEEVAIDVRIIAATHQNLKQAVQDGTFRKDLYYRLNVLPITIPPLRERMDDLPALTEFMVTKLSERFGKGPIAISSLFVRACQSYDWPGNIRELENVIERAMNMVEEGGKLTAEMLDLDPVELVTDRDRQDGVRPLKEVEMEMVVRALEMARGNIVHASSLLGISRNTIYRKIKEYDIVI, encoded by the coding sequence ATGAGCGTGAAAGGGATCGTAGAAAAGGAGCAAATGACGCCCAGGGAGCGATTTAATATGGAGTTGCAGACCGGGCACCTGAGCCAGGTGGCGGCCAATTCCTGGCGACGCTGTCTGCAACTCAAGGTCGATCCTGCCCGACACGTGCGTGTGGATATCGGCGCACGGGAGCTGCAAAAGCGCATTGAAGCGCATCAGGATCTGGTGGCTGTGGCCACGCCGACCATGGAGAATATCTACAATTTCGTCAATGATTCAGGGTTTCAGGTGGTGTTATCGGACAATCATGGTTATCTGCTCAAGGTGCTTGGCGAGCGCAAGGCACCATGCCCGTCAACATTGTCGCAACTGTATCCCGGTGCCAACTGGAACGAGTCGTTGCGCGGCACCAATGCGATTGGCACCTGCCTGGTTGAAAAGAAACCACTGAAGATTCATGCTGCCGAGCATTTTTTTGAGGACAATCATACGCTGACCTGCAGCGCCGCGCCGATCTTTTCGCCGGATGGGGAATTGCTGGCGGTTCTCAATCTCAGCGGCGATCATCGTTACGCCAATGACTTAACCCTCGGCATGGTTGTCGCCGGAGCCAATGCCATCGAAAATCAGCTGCAGCTCCATCGGGTTAACACCAAGCTTTACGCGTCCTACAAGTACTCCGATACGATTATCCAATCCATGTCGGAAGGACTGGTTATTGTTGACCCCGAGGGCGAAATCACCAAAATCAATCACGTTGGAGCCCGTATCCTCGGTGTTAGCGCCCGTGATGCCATTGGTCTTCATATCAGTCAGATGTTTGGTGACAGAGCACCGGTCCTTGACCTGCTACGCACCGGAATCGCCTACGAAAACAAGGAAGTTGTGCTGGATGGTGGTCAACGCACCTTTTATTGCTCAGCGACATTGTTGCGTGACGATTTTGGACACATGATCGGCGCGGTATCGGTGTTACGTCCACGCTCGACCAACAAACGACAGCGCCTTGCGGCCGTGACCCAGACGGCACATTATTGTTTTGACGAAATGATCGGCAACAGCGCGGTCATGAAGAAAACCCGCAGCATGGCGGAGATGGCCTCGCGCAGTCTATCGACGGTCCTGATTCAGGGCGAAAGCGGTACGGGAAAAGAACTGATTGCTCAGGGAATTCACAATGCCAGTGCCCGTCATGATCAGCCGTTCGTGGCTGTGAATTGTGCCGCTATCACCGAAACGTTGCTGGAAAGCGAACTGTTCGGGTATGAAGAGGGCTCGTTCACCGGTGCCAAAAAAGGCGGTCAGCCCGGAAAGGTGGAGATGGCCAATGGCGGCACGCTGTTTCTTGATGAAATCGGGGACATGCCGTTACAGATGCAGGTGAAACTGTTGCGCATGTTGCAGGAACGGCGCATTTGCCGCGTTGGCTCCAGTGAAGAGGTGGCGATCGATGTGCGTATTATTGCCGCCACGCACCAGAATCTGAAGCAGGCGGTTCAAGACGGAACCTTCCGTAAAGATTTGTATTATCGACTCAATGTTCTGCCGATCACGATTCCCCCATTGCGGGAACGGATGGATGATCTGCCCGCCCTGACCGAGTTCATGGTGACAAAACTCAGTGAACGTTTCGGAAAAGGCCCAATTGCCATCAGCAGTTTGTTTGTCCGTGCCTGCCAGAGCTATGACTGGCCGGGAAATATTCGTGAGCTGGAAAATGTCATTGAACGGGCCATGAATATGGTGGAAGAGGGCGGTAAGCTGACGGCGGAGATGCTGGATCTTGATCCCGTCGAACTGGTTACCGACCGTGATAGGCAGGATGGCGTACGGCCTCTGAAGGAGGTGGAGATGGAGATGGTGGTTCGTGCCCTGGAGATGGCACGTGGAAATATTGTTCACGCCTCTTCTCTGCTGGGGATCAGTCGCAATACCATTTATCGGAAGATCAAGGAATATGACATTGTGATTTGA
- a CDS encoding 4Fe-4S binding protein, which produces MQIVIDPQKCIASGECVTVCPQNAISIQDGVAVVDDNLCDYDGICIPACPQGAISFSE; this is translated from the coding sequence ATGCAAATTGTGATTGATCCACAAAAATGTATCGCTTCCGGCGAGTGTGTCACCGTCTGCCCGCAGAATGCCATTTCCATTCAAGACGGTGTGGCTGTCGTTGACGACAACCTGTGTGATTATGATGGCATCTGTATCCCGGCCTGTCCTCAGGGGGCGATCAGTTTTTCCGAATAA
- a CDS encoding porin, translating into MKSNAIHHKTRWGKVMIKISGVLLLLTWSSPVLAVDQADYDALLLEVRQLRSQVQQMATMEQRLQQLETLLTAQQTTPSETTVVASEERKTAVKEVVEEVFTEKQPIHFGGAMRVNYGYKDWSDTQDDKYGDAGFDLFRIDANGSINDWVLSAQYRFYSYMNCVHHGYVGYNVSDQWQVQAGIHQVPFGLQPYASHNFWFSGAYYVGLEDDYDMGVKALYHNGPWGLALAFYKNDELASASSADRYSIDVNSSATGGYAGAQADGNEETNQFNARLTYAFDHDDIGSTEIGVSGQWGQLYNTNTDDTGDHWAAGVHLNGNYGPVNVQLEYASYAYDPENPVGMDDDIITMGAFTYSWGAPAQADIYIANVAYTIATDNLKWLDSITLYSDNTLIKPDASDQPTSWQNVVGALFACGPVYTYVDLISAENMIFSGGNMVDETVANNDERTTRLNVNIGYYW; encoded by the coding sequence ATGAAATCTAATGCAATCCACCATAAAACTCGGTGGGGAAAAGTGATGATTAAAATATCTGGCGTTCTTCTTCTGCTCACATGGTCGAGTCCTGTCTTGGCCGTTGATCAGGCCGATTACGATGCCCTGCTGCTGGAGGTGCGACAACTACGCAGCCAGGTGCAACAGATGGCCACCATGGAACAACGGCTGCAACAACTGGAAACCTTGTTGACGGCGCAGCAGACCACACCATCTGAGACGACGGTAGTAGCCAGTGAAGAGAGGAAAACCGCCGTCAAAGAAGTGGTGGAAGAAGTCTTTACCGAAAAACAACCGATCCATTTCGGTGGCGCCATGCGGGTGAATTATGGTTACAAAGACTGGAGCGATACCCAGGATGACAAATACGGTGATGCCGGTTTTGACCTGTTTCGCATTGATGCCAACGGCAGTATCAATGATTGGGTGCTGTCGGCCCAATATCGCTTTTATTCGTACATGAACTGCGTGCATCACGGTTATGTCGGTTACAATGTCAGCGACCAGTGGCAGGTGCAGGCTGGTATTCATCAGGTGCCTTTTGGTCTGCAACCCTATGCGTCACATAACTTCTGGTTCAGCGGCGCCTATTATGTCGGGCTGGAGGATGATTACGATATGGGTGTCAAGGCGTTGTATCATAACGGACCCTGGGGCCTGGCGCTGGCGTTTTATAAAAATGACGAATTGGCCAGTGCCTCCAGTGCAGACCGCTACTCCATCGATGTCAACAGCAGTGCGACTGGAGGCTACGCCGGGGCTCAGGCCGATGGCAATGAGGAGACCAACCAGTTTAATGCCCGGCTGACCTATGCTTTTGATCATGATGATATAGGCAGCACCGAAATCGGTGTTTCAGGACAGTGGGGCCAGCTTTACAACACCAACACCGACGATACCGGTGATCATTGGGCGGCCGGTGTTCATCTCAACGGCAACTACGGGCCAGTGAATGTCCAGCTGGAGTATGCCTCTTATGCGTATGACCCGGAAAACCCCGTGGGTATGGATGACGATATTATCACCATGGGCGCGTTTACCTATTCCTGGGGCGCTCCGGCGCAGGCTGATATCTATATCGCCAATGTCGCTTACACCATTGCGACCGACAACCTGAAATGGCTCGACAGTATCACGCTCTACTCCGACAATACGCTGATCAAACCGGATGCCAGTGATCAGCCGACCAGCTGGCAGAATGTGGTTGGAGCTCTGTTTGCCTGCGGCCCGGTGTACACTTATGTTGATCTGATTTCCGCAGAAAACATGATTTTCAGTGGCGGCAACATGGTGGATGAAACCGTGGCCAACAATGATGAGCGCACCACGCGCCTCAATGTCAATATTGGCTATTATTGGTAA
- a CDS encoding NUDIX pyrophosphatase produces the protein MMDTVDVVTAFIRSHGKILLLQRSQKVGSYRGCWAGVSGYLEQETALQQALTEIREETGLRTDQVALDVEAIVLAVQDNDLNRCWRVHPFLFELRDETAEIRIDWEHDHYQWLEPEKMCSLETVPLLIEAYQRCVGGGDEL, from the coding sequence ATGATGGATACGGTTGATGTGGTGACCGCTTTTATCCGCAGTCACGGCAAGATCCTTTTATTGCAACGCAGCCAGAAGGTCGGCAGTTATCGTGGCTGTTGGGCTGGTGTCAGTGGTTATCTGGAGCAGGAGACCGCCCTGCAACAGGCATTGACGGAGATCCGCGAAGAAACCGGTTTGCGCACCGATCAGGTTGCCTTGGATGTTGAGGCGATAGTGTTGGCGGTTCAGGATAATGATCTGAACCGTTGCTGGCGTGTGCATCCGTTTTTGTTCGAGCTGCGTGATGAGACGGCGGAAATCCGGATTGATTGGGAACACGACCATTATCAGTGGCTGGAACCGGAAAAGATGTGCAGTCTTGAAACAGTGCCGCTGCTGATCGAAGCCTATCAACGTTGCGTCGGGGGTGGCGATGAGCTGTGA
- a CDS encoding thioesterase family protein has translation MSQNVAPFEMTLTILPEDIDLMGHVNNIVYLRWVQDAATAHWNHAATDEEKNSLLWMVTRHEIDYLRQVFAGDELIARTWVGKAQRRRFERHTEIRRKQDDKIVAQALTWWCPVDHATKKPTTVDETVRARFTADLN, from the coding sequence ATGTCGCAAAACGTTGCCCCATTTGAAATGACCCTGACCATTCTCCCCGAGGATATCGACCTCATGGGTCACGTCAACAACATCGTCTATCTGCGCTGGGTTCAAGATGCGGCGACGGCCCATTGGAATCATGCCGCGACCGACGAGGAAAAAAACAGTTTGCTGTGGATGGTCACCCGCCATGAGATTGATTATCTGCGACAAGTGTTTGCCGGAGATGAGCTGATCGCCCGCACCTGGGTCGGCAAGGCGCAGCGGCGGCGCTTTGAACGCCATACGGAAATTCGTCGCAAACAGGATGACAAAATCGTTGCTCAAGCCCTGACCTGGTGGTGCCCGGTGGATCATGCGACGAAAAAACCCACCACGGTTGACGAAACGGTTCGCGCCCGCTTTACTGCGGATCTGAATTAA
- a CDS encoding DUF4125 family protein, producing the protein MKTQPSQLIERIVKRELEMFLTMPARHQRLCREDPESFCLHRRARFLCWSLRTLASYLEDLDVAHRAGINLMTVKYAHLEHMLPCHQDTGLVDALVAAHCDWEKDCLQRYPHFLTYGQAPFVNTATPVYSFEIKLRSELESYSLQTLTFLWRDVMRLQQQGTNLLEKTYQYLVREWGLDSIEQLEGFMARHPESMLANRVS; encoded by the coding sequence ATGAAAACACAGCCCTCACAACTGATCGAACGCATCGTCAAGCGGGAACTGGAGATGTTCTTGACCATGCCCGCCCGCCACCAGCGCCTCTGTCGGGAGGATCCGGAGAGCTTTTGCCTTCATCGCCGGGCGCGTTTCCTCTGCTGGTCGTTGCGTACATTGGCCAGTTATCTCGAAGATCTCGATGTCGCCCACCGTGCCGGAATCAATTTGATGACGGTAAAATACGCCCATCTCGAACACATGTTGCCTTGTCACCAGGATACCGGGCTGGTCGATGCACTGGTCGCCGCGCATTGCGACTGGGAAAAAGACTGTCTGCAACGCTATCCCCATTTTCTCACCTATGGCCAAGCCCCGTTTGTCAACACCGCCACACCTGTCTATTCCTTTGAAATAAAGCTGCGCTCTGAACTGGAAAGTTACTCGTTACAGACCCTCACCTTTCTGTGGCGCGACGTCATGCGTTTGCAACAGCAGGGAACCAACCTGTTGGAAAAAACCTATCAGTACCTCGTGCGCGAATGGGGCCTTGACAGTATTGAGCAACTCGAAGGTTTCATGGCACGCCATCCTGAAAGCATGTTGGCGAACAGAGTCTCATAG
- a CDS encoding PaaI family thioesterase codes for MTSSQPIDLAQLLDDHLKDLNLPLQIPPPVLDVTNGEVIHFDAEDGCLEIRFPVQNQHLNPYGSVQGGMIATAVDNTIGPLSMLVAPPNYTRHLALKYRRPIVPSMEFFIIRAQLMERVERQLTFEARVFDPQQRELVRATAQHWIVDLDRLK; via the coding sequence ATGACTTCATCACAACCGATTGATTTGGCGCAATTACTTGACGATCACCTGAAAGACCTCAACCTGCCCCTACAGATCCCTCCGCCAGTGCTTGATGTGACCAATGGTGAAGTGATCCACTTTGATGCCGAAGACGGCTGTCTGGAAATTCGCTTTCCAGTTCAGAATCAACACCTCAATCCCTACGGCTCGGTTCAGGGTGGCATGATCGCCACCGCCGTTGACAACACCATCGGCCCGTTGAGCATGCTGGTGGCACCACCCAACTACACCCGCCATCTGGCCTTGAAATACCGACGACCGATTGTACCGAGCATGGAGTTTTTCATCATCCGCGCCCAGCTGATGGAGCGCGTGGAGAGGCAGCTAACGTTTGAAGCGCGGGTGTTTGATCCGCAACAGCGGGAACTGGTGCGGGCAACGGCCCAACACTGGATCGTTGATCTCGACAGGTTGAAATAA